One Salmo salar chromosome ssa01, Ssal_v3.1, whole genome shotgun sequence DNA window includes the following coding sequences:
- the LOC106567435 gene encoding RING finger protein 224-like, with product MEEEAPVPDAQDFHAPEEAPVEGGVSAGGVPPSRDSRKLDCIICFCAFNLAERLPRKLYCGHTFCQACLRRLDTILNEQMWIPCPQCRQNTPLPRGGATALDLDLAAFLGVKADMDSQRSSTQQGGRELGNQLEQKPSFGKQPIIEQPQATWNHGGLAEPRFHRSPCCRRFFCCWWCC from the exons ATGGAGGAGGAAGCCCCAGTACCCGATGCCCAAGACTTTCATGCCCCAGAAGAGGCCCCTGTAGAGGGTGGTGTGTCGGCCGGAGGAGTTCCACCATCCAGAGACAGCCGTAAACTGGACTGCATCATCTGCTTCTGTGCCTTCAACCTGGCTGAGAGGCTGCCACGCAAGCTCTACTGCGGCCATACCTTCTGCCAGGCCTGCCTGAGACGCCTTGACACCATCCTCaatgagcag ATGTGGATCCCCTGTCCACAATGCCGGCAGAACACCCCGCTACCTCGCGGGGGAGCTACAGCCCTGGACCTGGACCTAGCAGCCTTCCTGGGGGTCAAGGCTGACATGGACAGCCAGAGGTCCAGCACCCAGCAGGGAGGAAGAGAACTAGGCAACCAGTTGGAGCAAAAGCCCTCCTTTGGGAAGCAGCCCATCATAGAGCAGCCTCAGGCCACCTGGAACCATGGAGGACTGGCTGAGCCTCGCTTCCACCGGAGCCCTTGCTGCAGGCGCTTCTtctgctgctggtggtgctgcTAG